The Deinococcus malanensis genome segment TCAAAGTCCTTTAAAACAGACCGCAACAGGGGTAAATGACATAATACACCCGCTTTAGGAAGAGCTTAGATTTTCCGTACGTGAGCAGCACCCAACGCTGTTCGCGTTGTGGTTGCTTTTCGGCAGCCCATTGGGGCAGGAATCACCGGCAGTTTCACCCGGGTGCCGAAGTTGATGGTGCGTGTGGTGGCTTTGAGGCCCTGCGTGCCCGCCTTCTGGAGGCTGGATCCTCGATCAATACGGCATAGTGTCAAGGTGCGCTCCCAACATGCAAGGATGCCAGGATGACCAGTCCAGTACGAGTTGGCGTGATCGGCCTTGGCGCCATCGGTCAGAGCCTGCTGAAGGCCTATTCGGCCGATCCCGATGTGCAGGTGACGGCCGTATGCGATGTAGACGCCTCCCTCGCGGAAACGATAGCCCGCCCGCTTGCGGCCTCCGCCTGGACCGAACACCGATCTATGCTGGACGCGGCCGACCTGGATCTGGTGTATGTGGCCGTGCCGCCGCGGCACCATCACGCCATCGGCCTGGATGTCATCGCCGCCCGCCGGCATATTCTGTGTGAAAAACCGCTTGCACTCACGCTGAGCGAGGCGCAGGACCTGCAGCGTGCGGCGCAGGCAGCAGGCGTCGTTCACGCGCTGAACCTGCCGCTGCACGGTGACCCTGGGATCGAGACGTTTCGCCGCCTCGTCCAGGAGGGGGGTCTGGGGGCCCTCCGCCGCGCAGAGTTGACACTGGTGTTTCCACAGTGGCCGCGTGGGTGGCAGCACAATCCCTGGATCGGCGGACGCGAACAGGGCGGACCGATCCGTGAGGTCGGCCCGCATCTGCTGCACGTCATCCTGACCACGCTTGGACCGGTCACGCGGGTATGGGCCCATACCGAGTACCCTGCGGGCGACCCCGTCGCCTGTGAAACCGCTGCGCTCGGCACGCTGGAGCTCGCGGGTGGGCCGCTGGTCACCGTGTCATGTCTAACCAACGTGCCGCGCCCCGAACAGGTCAGCCTCACCGTGTACGGCTCGGAGGGCACGGCCGGCCTGGTGAACTGGGCCGTGCCATTGATGGCGCTGGGGCAGGCGCCTCTTGAACCCGTGCCGTTCGAGAGGCCGCAGATGCCCGCGGGGGCACGGCTAGTGCGGGAGCTCGTGGGTCATGTGCGCGGCACACCTGGCGACCTGGTTGACTTTACCATGGGCGTCCGCATCCAGGCCGTTCTGGATGCTTGGGAGCGTTCGTCGACTCTGGGAACGTGGGTGGACGTGGACGTCGGGCAGGCATAAAGCGCGCCGTCTGCTGCCTGGGCCTCCCCCAGACCGGGTGACGTGTACGAACTCTGCTATGGGTCCATACGCTGTCCGAGCCGCTCGGCAGGCCACGCCCGAATTTACGAGGCCGCGCGCCAGAGTCCTGGAAAGTGGCCGATGCAGACACATAAACGGCCGCCCGCTTGCCCAGAGGCCTTCCAACTGAAACGTCCCCCAAGTGCTCAGGGCCGTTCTCCAGATGACGCCACCAAGAAAACAGGCTCTCGGCGCCTCCGTTCTGCCACCTGCTCGGTAAAACCGACTCGATCGGCCCGGTCAGAGTGAAGTGATGTTCCTGACACT includes the following:
- a CDS encoding Gfo/Idh/MocA family protein, with protein sequence MTSPVRVGVIGLGAIGQSLLKAYSADPDVQVTAVCDVDASLAETIARPLAASAWTEHRSMLDAADLDLVYVAVPPRHHHAIGLDVIAARRHILCEKPLALTLSEAQDLQRAAQAAGVVHALNLPLHGDPGIETFRRLVQEGGLGALRRAELTLVFPQWPRGWQHNPWIGGREQGGPIREVGPHLLHVILTTLGPVTRVWAHTEYPAGDPVACETAALGTLELAGGPLVTVSCLTNVPRPEQVSLTVYGSEGTAGLVNWAVPLMALGQAPLEPVPFERPQMPAGARLVRELVGHVRGTPGDLVDFTMGVRIQAVLDAWERSSTLGTWVDVDVGQA